One genomic window of Myxococcales bacterium includes the following:
- a CDS encoding alpha/beta hydrolase encodes MTAQRRLAPAGCPRSTQGTVIPVHLLYPSDAPSSPVAFGPYALDLARDAAVVGARLPVVAVSHGQTSTPWSHRGLATHLARAGCAVVLIEHPGDSRRDPGLAGTAANLANRPRHVRLALDAAFADAALGPALALGRVAVIGHSIGGYTALACAGGRALALPNQTADGVARPVAIVPDPRVVAVALLAPALPWLMAPDALADVRAKIYARAGALDELAPPYVIERILRGLPPATPLNYRVIPAAATSASSRRSAGAGAAGLRAAHDPPGFDRAAYQARLADELTAFLRAALTAA; translated from the coding sequence GTGACCGCGCAACGTCGGCTGGCGCCCGCTGGATGTCCCCGATCCACGCAGGGCACCGTCATCCCGGTGCACCTGCTCTACCCGAGCGACGCGCCGTCGAGCCCCGTCGCGTTCGGGCCGTACGCGCTCGACCTGGCGCGCGACGCCGCGGTCGTCGGCGCGCGGCTCCCGGTCGTGGCGGTCTCCCACGGCCAGACCAGCACGCCGTGGAGCCACCGCGGGCTGGCCACGCACCTCGCGCGCGCCGGCTGCGCGGTCGTGCTGATCGAGCACCCGGGCGACTCGCGCCGCGACCCCGGCCTCGCCGGCACCGCCGCCAACCTGGCCAACCGCCCCCGCCACGTGCGCTTGGCGCTCGACGCCGCGTTCGCCGACGCGGCGCTCGGGCCGGCGCTCGCGCTCGGGCGCGTCGCGGTGATCGGCCACTCGATCGGCGGCTACACGGCGCTGGCCTGCGCCGGCGGGCGCGCGCTCGCGCTGCCCAACCAGACCGCCGACGGCGTCGCGCGTCCGGTGGCGATCGTCCCCGATCCGCGGGTGGTCGCGGTGGCGCTGCTGGCGCCGGCGCTGCCGTGGCTGATGGCGCCCGACGCGCTGGCCGACGTCCGCGCGAAGATCTACGCCCGCGCCGGCGCGCTCGACGAGCTGGCGCCGCCGTACGTCATCGAGCGGATCTTGCGCGGGCTGCCACCGGCGACGCCGCTCAACTACCGGGTGATCCCGGCTGCGGCCACTTCGGCTTCCAGTCGCCGTTCCGCCGGCGCTGGCGCAGCCGGGCTTCGCGCCGCGCACGATCCGCCCGGCTTCGACCGCGCGGCGTACCAGGCCCGGCTCGCCGACGAGCTGACCGCGTTCCTGCGGGCGGCGCTCACCGCGGCCTGA